The genomic window GGATCAGAGGAATAAGTTGACTCAGGAAGTTTCTTCTGCTTTCAGCGGCAAGCTCAACATCCTTGTAAGTTCCCTTCTCATGCTAAAGacatttgttgttttctatgctttttttattgaattttctaCACATTGGAATCTTCACCAATCTTGAAATTCTACATATCACATTAGCTCGTATCCTTGCAAGTTTCTTATCCGATAGAACAATCTTCGAACCATTCTGCCACACTTTTATCAGgtttctatatatgtttggtCTTAGGATTGAATGGTTTAGACTTTTGGTGGTTTTGCCTCGAATGATCAGCTATCTGTCTATTCCATACATGTAATGTGAAGGCTTACGGTTTTTTGTTGAACCATATAGTGATGCTTGTTGATCTCATGTAAGTTTTCCATCTATTAGGCAAGATCTGTTATATGTTAACATAGTTAAGATTACCAGCACCGGAGGAAATCGCGTCACTGGTTGCTTTTCTTTGCCTTCCTGCAGCCTCCTACACTACAAGACAGGAAGAGCTAAAAGCATGCTTAAATGATTGCAAATCCAGTGGTTTAGTGGTGTCTGGTTCGGTTAGAGATCAGAGGGATAAGTTGATTCAGTGGCAAGCTCAACATTCTTGTAAGTTCCCTTCTTCTGCAAAATGCTTGTTAAAACTGACTCTCTAGTTTTTTCTCAGCATTGTGATCAGAATCGTCATTGATCTTGAAATAGTTTATTGCATTAGCTCTGCATCCTTATAAGTTCCTTCTCCATCAAAACATCCTCATACAAATCTATTTGCTGGCTACGCTTTTGTCAGGTTTCTTCATTAGGTTTGTCTTAGCCTTGAACGGTTGAGATTTGTGTTGGTTTTGCCTTAAATGCTCTGTACCTTAGTTTTATGTCGTTtcatcatcatattttttttcttgcagaAATCCAAGGCATCGGATGCAAGTGAGGAAACTATCAATGTACTAAATTAATTGCATAAAATCCGTAGGCCATACAATGGTTTGCTTGGTGACATATGATTATTCAATGACTTTGTGTGCAGACTACATTCGATATCAATGTCTTTGGGACGATAACTCTTATAAAGTTGGTCACTCCTCATATGCTAAAACAAGGAGGCGGTCATTTTGTTGTGGTACGTGGAGACTAACGAGGGATAGTTTTTGTTAAGTGCCCTAATTTTGTGGATTTGTTGAAGGATTGAGCTTCATATCATAGTTTATGGATATGGATATACATTGCgttttttatatgttaaatCTAAGGCTTTTAAGCTATGTATAGATAGTTTAaggtttcttttgtatttttgtctTCTGCTTGCTAAATTCCAAATCATGTTACCGTATACACATCTTGAGAAGTCAAACTACGGTTAGCTATTCTTGTATGTGTTAATTTTCCATTTCCTTGGGTTAAATGTCATGATTAATAATTCACGTCAGTCTATAGATAAGCAGTGCTGCAGGAAAGGTACCATCACCTGGACAGGCTATATATTCTGCTTCAAAACATGCTCTGCACGGCTACTTCCACAGCTTGCGTTCTGAGGTAtgttaaaagttaaagaaaCTGTGGTGCTTGCTAATTATTTGGCAGCTAATGACTTATTGAAAGTCACAATAGAAAACTCACAGCTACCTCAGAGTtttctgatttgattttttcttttacattccTTTTCACTAATTGCTGAGAATAGCACCATAAAGTAACAATTCACAGTTGGTTCACAATCTGCCTATGGTTTCAGTTCTGTCAGGAGGGAATCAAAGTGACCGTCGTTATTCCTGGTCCAATAGAAACGTTGAATGGTACAGGAACATCAACTTCGGAAGACAAGAAGTCTCATGAGGTTGGTTAACTGATTGTGATTTGTTGATTAAGTTGTCAGTTTTTTGTACTTGTACCTTTCCTTTAAGCAACTAATCAGTCTTGTAGACACATAGAATCCTCTTCCTTTTCAACATTAGGATCTTCTATCTCcggcttctttctctttttatttccactcaaagatcttttcttttgctacaCAGAAGCGTGTGTCATCTGAATGATATGCAGAACTGACTATAATCGCCGCGTCTCATAGCTTGAAGGAAGCTTGGATTTCATATCAGGTACTTGTTTGTCAAAATCGCATATGTTTCACTCAGTTTAGATGCTGATATACGATCTTCTTTTTGCTATTTATCAGCCAGTACTGCTTGTGATGTATCTAGTGCAGTACATGCCTTCCCTTGGCTTTTGCTATTTAGTTTCTTTGCGCTCAAGAGGTTTTCAGATGCAGCTACGAGATAAATCGGACTACTGTATATAGTAATCCAACAGGCTTTTGAGCCCAGTGGACTTGAGTtcctagaaaagaaaaaccgaAAAGAAAGTTATGTGATGCGTATATTGAAGACTAATGAAAAGCTTTTGGGGATTCACTTGCTGCCAGAAACTCACAGACAACACTCCTGCCAAAGCTGTCACAAGGCTGATCACTGTTCATTCTTTCCTTCTCTGCAGATATGTGCCGGcagtaatttaatttttggtaactgctttctccttcttctcctttactCATTTCCCCTATATTTCCTTCcttttatcatcattatatacaaattggtaaatatcatttttagaTTGTGATCTTCGAAAATTTATTATAGATGTCAATAGATCTAAAAGTttatacaagaagaaaaggtgAACTCGGAAACCGAAAAGATGGAGAAGGAAAGTCAGGAAAACTCGACCAGACCCGATGCTTCGTCTActgttttctcttcctctaaGGTAATATCTCTCTATAATCCAAATATCCAAtcctttttctcttatgtGGGTGATGCgatatttatacaaattgCAGAGTACATGCGCAAGCCCTAGCTATCTCAAAGAAGCTGGAGACTTGATCAGTAGGTTGCCTGATGATATTCTCCAACTAATTCTCTCCTATCTTCCAACCAGATTGGCGATCAAAACTTCCGTTTTATCCAGGCGATGGAG from Arabidopsis thaliana chromosome 3, partial sequence includes these protein-coding regions:
- a CDS encoding NAD(P)-binding Rossmann-fold superfamily protein (NAD(P)-binding Rossmann-fold superfamily protein; FUNCTIONS IN: oxidoreductase activity, binding, catalytic activity; INVOLVED IN: metabolic process; CONTAINS InterPro DOMAIN/s: Short-chain dehydrogenase/reductase, conserved site (InterPro:IPR020904), NAD(P)-binding domain (InterPro:IPR016040), Short-chain dehydrogenase/reductase SDR (InterPro:IPR002198); BEST Arabidopsis thaliana protein match is: NAD(P)-binding Rossmann-fold superfamily protein (TAIR:AT3G03330.1).); the protein is MIMMKLKPLILVFFSMFLVLHYLTNQTNSDSYLGGHTGITTPLRPPPPRKTYCSKSSSSPPPPKYMYVTGVPGELYRTEPDDQWGYNSSVNRNLVKCLLVIVIVGFGVINFPTLISEKLSVELKLKLDFPLGLPGIEIRIEFSVKFTWDQRNKLTQEVSSAFSGKLNILNNLRTILPHFYQLRLPAPEEIASLVAFLCLPAASYTTRQEELKACLNDCKSSGLVVSGSVRDQRDKLIQWQAQHSFLCRFIIIFFFLQKSKASDASEETINTTFDINVFGTITLIKLVTPHMLKQGGGHFVVISSAAGKVPSPGQAIYSASKHALHGYFHSLRSEFCQEGIKVTVVIPGPIETLNGTGTSTSEDKKSHEKRVSSE
- a CDS encoding NAD(P)-binding Rossmann-fold superfamily protein (NAD(P)-binding Rossmann-fold superfamily protein; FUNCTIONS IN: oxidoreductase activity, binding, catalytic activity; INVOLVED IN: metabolic process; CONTAINS InterPro DOMAIN/s: Short-chain dehydrogenase/reductase, conserved site (InterPro:IPR020904), NAD(P)-binding domain (InterPro:IPR016040), Short-chain dehydrogenase/reductase SDR (InterPro:IPR002198); BEST Arabidopsis thaliana protein match is: NAD(P)-binding Rossmann-fold superfamily protein (TAIR:AT3G03330.1); Has 56644 Blast hits to 56586 proteins in 3128 species: Archae - 370; Bacteria - 40229; Metazoa - 3300; Fungi - 2140; Plants - 1046; Viruses - 2; Other Eukaryotes - 9557 (source: NCBI BLink).), translating into MFLVLHYLTNQTNSDSYLGGHTGITTPLRPPPPRKTYCSKSSSSPPPPKYMYVTGVPGELYRTEPDDQWGYNSSVNRNLVYLVLKLELNFRDQRNKLTQEVSSAFSGKLNILNNLRTILPHFYQLRLPAPEEIASLVAFLCLPAASYTTRQEELKACLNDCKSSGLVVSGSKSKASDASEETINTTFDINVFGTITLIKLVTPHMLKQGGGHFVVISSAAGKVPSPGQAIYSASKHALHGYFHSLRSEFCQEGIKVTVVIPGPIETLNGTGTSTSEDKKSHEKRVSSE